A genomic segment from Nicotiana sylvestris chromosome 1, ASM39365v2, whole genome shotgun sequence encodes:
- the LOC104217886 gene encoding uncharacterized protein isoform X1 — MMEFFEFLGVMEISNMSFSVSLDQGRGCKWGTRNGISSLFAQKKNVLNPYFWQMIREIIKFKQDVISYLEALDNNPDIGRDETIGQFIKSNGCSELFLKAYLIPICSSIWSCPLEGVMGFSVYYILSFFRNHHLLQLFGLPQLLTVRWGSHTSINKVKDELEKRGCQIRSGCELNSVSTDEEGLVWFYFWLVSRVHRADYFIIIVDEHISVGKWIGYYLMEIYLMKRPLSLCV; from the exons ATGATGGAATTTTTTGAGTTCCTCGGAGTTATGGAGATCTCTAATATGTCATTTTCAGTGAGCTTAGACCAAGGCCGTGGTTGCAAATGGGGTACCCGAAATGGAATCTCTAGTTTGTTTGCACAGAAGAAGAATGTCTTGAATCCATATTTTTGGCAAATGATTAGAGAAATTATCAAGTTCAAGCAGGATGTCATAAG TTACCTTGAAGCACTCGACAACAATCCTGACATTGGTCGCGATGAAACAATAGGGCAATTTATTAAGTCAAATGGCTGTTCGGAGTTATTTCTGAAGGCTTATCTG ATTCCAATATGTTCTTCAATCTGGTCCTGTCCCCTAGAAGGAGTAATGGGCTTTTCTGTTTATTACATTCTTTCATTCTTCCGCAACCACCATCTTCTTCAG CTCTTTGGTCTCCCTCAGTTGCTCACTGTAAGATGGGGATCACATACATCTATAAACAAG GTTAAGGATGAGCTGGAGAAGAGAGGTTGCCAAATAAGAAGTGGTTGTGAATTAAATTCTGTATCGACAGATGAAGAAGGTCTAGTTTGGTTTTATTTTTGGCTTGTTTCAAGAGTTCATCGTGCTGATTATTTTATCATAATAGTAGATGAGCATATATCTGTTGGAAAATGGATAGGTTATTACCTAATGGAAATTTATTTAATGAAAAGACCCTTATCACTTTGTGTTTAA
- the LOC104217886 gene encoding uncharacterized protein isoform X3 — protein sequence MIREIIKFKQDVISYLEALDNNPDIGRDETIGQFIKSNGCSELFLKAYLIPICSSIWSCPLEGVMGFSVYYILSFFRNHHLLQLFGLPQLLTVRWGSHTSINKVKDELEKRGCQIRSGCELNSVSTDEEGLVWFYFWLVSRVHRADYFIIIVDEHISVGKWIGYYLMEIYLMKRPLSLCV from the exons ATGATTAGAGAAATTATCAAGTTCAAGCAGGATGTCATAAG TTACCTTGAAGCACTCGACAACAATCCTGACATTGGTCGCGATGAAACAATAGGGCAATTTATTAAGTCAAATGGCTGTTCGGAGTTATTTCTGAAGGCTTATCTG ATTCCAATATGTTCTTCAATCTGGTCCTGTCCCCTAGAAGGAGTAATGGGCTTTTCTGTTTATTACATTCTTTCATTCTTCCGCAACCACCATCTTCTTCAG CTCTTTGGTCTCCCTCAGTTGCTCACTGTAAGATGGGGATCACATACATCTATAAACAAG GTTAAGGATGAGCTGGAGAAGAGAGGTTGCCAAATAAGAAGTGGTTGTGAATTAAATTCTGTATCGACAGATGAAGAAGGTCTAGTTTGGTTTTATTTTTGGCTTGTTTCAAGAGTTCATCGTGCTGATTATTTTATCATAATAGTAGATGAGCATATATCTGTTGGAAAATGGATAGGTTATTACCTAATGGAAATTTATTTAATGAAAAGACCCTTATCACTTTGTGTTTAA
- the LOC104217886 gene encoding uncharacterized protein isoform X2, which yields MMEFFEFLGVMEISNMSFSVSLDQGRGCKWGTRNGISSLFAQKKNVLNPYFWQMIREIIKFKQDVISYLEALDNNPDIGRDETIGQFIKSNGCSELFLKAYLIPICSSIWSCPLEGVMGFSVYYILSFFRNHHLLQVKDELEKRGCQIRSGCELNSVSTDEEGLVWFYFWLVSRVHRADYFIIIVDEHISVGKWIGYYLMEIYLMKRPLSLCV from the exons ATGATGGAATTTTTTGAGTTCCTCGGAGTTATGGAGATCTCTAATATGTCATTTTCAGTGAGCTTAGACCAAGGCCGTGGTTGCAAATGGGGTACCCGAAATGGAATCTCTAGTTTGTTTGCACAGAAGAAGAATGTCTTGAATCCATATTTTTGGCAAATGATTAGAGAAATTATCAAGTTCAAGCAGGATGTCATAAG TTACCTTGAAGCACTCGACAACAATCCTGACATTGGTCGCGATGAAACAATAGGGCAATTTATTAAGTCAAATGGCTGTTCGGAGTTATTTCTGAAGGCTTATCTG ATTCCAATATGTTCTTCAATCTGGTCCTGTCCCCTAGAAGGAGTAATGGGCTTTTCTGTTTATTACATTCTTTCATTCTTCCGCAACCACCATCTTCTTCAG GTTAAGGATGAGCTGGAGAAGAGAGGTTGCCAAATAAGAAGTGGTTGTGAATTAAATTCTGTATCGACAGATGAAGAAGGTCTAGTTTGGTTTTATTTTTGGCTTGTTTCAAGAGTTCATCGTGCTGATTATTTTATCATAATAGTAGATGAGCATATATCTGTTGGAAAATGGATAGGTTATTACCTAATGGAAATTTATTTAATGAAAAGACCCTTATCACTTTGTGTTTAA